A genomic window from Serratia liquefaciens includes:
- a CDS encoding LysE family translocator: protein MTPAIFAAFWAVSILFVITPGLDWAYIISAGIRGRVVLPAVAGLLCGHLIAIAIVAAGVGALVTGNPMALTALTLLGAGYLFWIGINMLRNPPTPSAGDAQASGSWLRWAGKGICVSGLNPKVFLLFLALLPQFTDASASWSIPTQILALGLLHLISCGLVYLIVGYGSQSVLQTRPQAARVVSRFSGAAMVLIAVGLLVEQGIK, encoded by the coding sequence ATGACGCCGGCCATTTTTGCAGCTTTCTGGGCCGTTTCGATTCTGTTCGTGATTACGCCGGGTCTGGACTGGGCGTATATCATCTCGGCCGGCATTCGTGGGCGGGTAGTGCTGCCTGCGGTGGCAGGGTTGCTGTGTGGGCACCTTATCGCTATTGCGATCGTCGCGGCAGGCGTGGGCGCTTTGGTGACAGGCAATCCTATGGCCCTTACGGCGCTCACCCTGCTGGGGGCCGGCTACCTGTTCTGGATTGGTATAAACATGCTGCGCAATCCCCCGACGCCGAGCGCCGGCGATGCGCAGGCGTCCGGCTCCTGGCTGCGTTGGGCCGGCAAGGGCATTTGCGTCAGCGGCCTGAATCCCAAGGTATTTCTGTTGTTTTTGGCTCTGCTGCCGCAGTTCACCGACGCGAGCGCCAGTTGGTCGATCCCGACCCAAATTCTCGCGCTTGGCCTGTTGCATCTGATCAGCTGCGGGTTGGTTTATTTGATCGTGGGGTATGGCTCGCAGTCGGTACTGCAGACGCGCCCGCAGGCTGCACGGGTTGTCAGCCGTTTTTCCGGCGCGGCCATGGTGTTGATCGCCGTCGGACTGCTTGTCGAGCAAGGGATAAAGTAA
- a CDS encoding YncE family protein produces the protein MKMKVSALAVVMTLALSGCVAPKQNAASPVAQPAAPAAQSVDNVVRRDLAEGLYEMALTPVGDALYVASSEGFKDVQGGVVYKLDAKTLKTLGATHTDLKNFAMQISPDGKTLYVTNSLDGGISAINTADGKVKGRLLFSERNEKGLPYGARQILLHKDTLYIGAVADPALIWVVDANTLKLKARIKNTGKWMTGLHYSEQTQRLYAANGSGEILVINPKNNRIEKRWKPLGDKPALLLNLAEDSETGRLFVTDNSKAKTTLVLDIHTGKLLKQLDVGDSLAVVFNAKRNEIYLSQRESGKVLSLNATTYAVKQSWAVTPNPNSLQLSADGQVLFVTVKQPFNKDHSTQGPDSVVRIDLNK, from the coding sequence ATGAAGATGAAAGTTTCTGCGCTCGCCGTGGTGATGACACTGGCGTTGAGCGGCTGTGTCGCCCCTAAGCAAAACGCTGCTTCCCCGGTTGCCCAACCTGCCGCTCCGGCGGCTCAATCTGTCGACAACGTGGTTAGACGCGATCTGGCGGAGGGTCTGTACGAGATGGCGCTGACGCCGGTGGGCGATGCCTTGTACGTGGCCAGTTCCGAAGGTTTTAAAGATGTGCAGGGCGGGGTGGTTTATAAGCTGGATGCGAAAACGCTGAAAACGCTCGGCGCTACCCACACCGACCTGAAAAACTTCGCTATGCAGATCTCCCCTGATGGCAAAACTCTTTATGTCACTAATTCCCTGGACGGCGGAATCAGCGCGATCAATACCGCCGACGGCAAAGTGAAAGGCCGCTTGCTGTTTAGTGAACGAAACGAGAAAGGCCTGCCGTATGGCGCGCGTCAAATTCTGCTGCACAAAGATACGCTGTACATAGGCGCAGTGGCCGACCCGGCGTTGATTTGGGTGGTTGACGCCAACACGCTGAAATTAAAAGCGCGGATCAAAAACACCGGCAAATGGATGACCGGCCTGCATTACTCGGAACAAACCCAGCGTTTGTACGCCGCGAACGGCAGCGGTGAAATTCTGGTCATCAACCCGAAAAACAACCGAATCGAAAAACGCTGGAAGCCGCTGGGCGATAAGCCGGCGCTGCTGCTTAACCTGGCGGAAGACAGCGAAACCGGACGCCTGTTTGTGACCGACAATTCCAAAGCCAAAACCACGCTGGTGCTGGATATCCACACTGGAAAACTGCTCAAGCAGTTGGATGTTGGCGACTCTCTGGCGGTGGTGTTCAATGCCAAACGCAATGAAATCTACCTCTCGCAGCGTGAGTCCGGCAAGGTGCTGAGCCTCAATGCCACAACCTATGCCGTGAAACAGAGCTGGGCGGTAACGCCAAATCCAAACAGCCTGCAACTCTCGGCCGACGGCCAGGTGCTGTTTGTCACCGTCAAACAGCCCTTTAATAAGGATCACTCTACTCAGGGGCCGGACAG
- a CDS encoding TOBE domain-containing protein encodes MSVSARNQLSGIVSAVAKGAVNDEVEITLPGGEKLVAIVTVQSQQSLGLVTGKEAVALIKAPWVILASEDCGLRFSARNQFAGEVSAVEQGAVNSTVHIKTDAGFKLTSVITNESLQEMALKNGARVIALVKASSVLLAVRA; translated from the coding sequence ATGTCAGTTTCAGCCCGTAACCAGTTATCCGGCATCGTGTCTGCCGTCGCTAAAGGCGCAGTTAATGACGAGGTGGAAATCACTTTGCCGGGCGGCGAGAAGCTAGTCGCTATTGTGACGGTGCAAAGCCAGCAGTCGCTTGGCCTGGTCACCGGAAAGGAAGCGGTGGCGCTGATTAAGGCCCCCTGGGTTATTTTGGCTTCGGAAGACTGCGGGCTGCGTTTCTCCGCCCGCAATCAATTCGCCGGAGAAGTCAGTGCAGTGGAGCAAGGGGCGGTGAACAGCACCGTGCACATTAAAACGGATGCCGGTTTCAAACTGACCTCGGTGATCACCAATGAAAGCCTGCAAGAGATGGCGTTGAAGAACGGCGCTCGTGTCATCGCTCTGGTCAAAGCCTCTTCCGTGCTGCTCGCCGTCAGGGCATAG